Proteins found in one Leishmania major strain Friedlin complete genome, chromosome 35 genomic segment:
- a CDS encoding conserved hypothetical protein (previous protein_id=AAZ14452.1) has protein sequence MFGTCDKSRHADEAAEKPEGSTSGDAAGSSSSRRRQQRQQLRERDSSTRGAKNTFGTPTMLGIQYTSEEASNIYSKVGTLNGYTFEVPPVNRFHSKTAAAKFTQLTGGINPKFEASRFDNLRERLQVADKRDKDGHLQAIAMLYAEFLGNNFLKAKNIDYAEIERCFYPNYAPKYDTLLKSLGMPKPLWWRQGMFSSLEDISRLPLDRCNVEKEASLTFEEWYCLFWNYYQPFNTLAYLCMVTAQSMVYTRELVDSVAGYLAERHALITEAKAKNAPILFLGARTGKFGALLNATKKLPVPVIHTHENPNTNPYLMVIPQSKQAEFKPNPIIKMKNQAALEKYEPSIVLFSDMIMNSDPTAQIRQQGSVREYVYFGVPDSYCEGHAWDTWGYFKYRERGTDHIPAYMREGFGKVRLPHLSRWMIHKLDSDMQMGNGAVTAWIRTPLLPAASARWKWRIMRLQPFF, from the coding sequence atgTTCGGTACATGCGACAAAAGCCGTCATGCcgacgaggcagcggagAAACCGGAAGGGAGCACAAGTGGCGATGCTGcgggtagcagcagcagccgacgccggcaacagcggcagcagctgcgagaGCGGGATAGCTCTACCCGAGGGGCCAAGAACACGTTCGGCACACCGACCATGCTTGGCATCCAGTACACCTCCGAGGAGGCGAGCAACATCTACAGCAAAGTTGGCACGCTCAACGGCTACACGTTTGAGGTGCCTCCGGTGAACCGGTTCCACAGCAAaactgcagcggcgaagtTCACCCAGCTCACCGGCGGCATTAACCCGAAGTTCGAGGCCAGCCGCTTCGACAACCTGCGCGAGCGTCTCCAAGTGGCCGATAAGCGTGACAAGGACGGCCACTTGCAAGCGATCGCGATGCTGTACGCCGAGTTCCTCGGGAACAACTTTCTGAAGGCCAAGAACATCGACTACGCCGAAATCGAGCGCTGCTTCTACCCGAACTACGCGCCAAAGTACGACACACTTTTGAAGTCGCTCGGGATGCCCAAGCcgctgtggtggcggcagggCATGTTCTCGTCGCTTGAGGACATCTCGCGTCTCCCGCTGGATCGCTGCAacgtggagaaggaggcgtcGCTGACCTTTGAGGAGTGGTACTGCCTATTCTGGAACTACTACCAGCCCTTCAACACCCTCGCGTATCTGTGCATGGTCACGGCACAGTCGATGGTGTACACGCGAGAGCTCGTTGACAGCGTGGCTGGCTACCTGGCCGAACGACACGCCTTGATTACCGAGGCGAAGGCGAAAAACGCACCAATCCTGTTCCTTGGCGCGCGTACGGGCAAGTTTGGCGCACTGCTGAACGCAACCAAGAAGCTGCCGGTCCCGGTCATTCACACGCACGAGAACCCCAACACGAACCCCTACCTGATGGTGATTCCGCAGAGCAAGCAGGCTGAATTCAAGCCGAACCCGATCATCAAGATGAAGAATCAGGCAGCACTGGAGAAGTACGAACCGAGCATCGTGCTCTTCTCCGACATGATCATGAACAGCGATCCGACAGCGCAAATCCGACAGCAAGGCTCGGTGCGCGAATACGTGTACTTTGGGGTGCCGGACAGCTACTGCGAGGGGCACGCGTGGGATACGTGGGGCTACTTCAAGTACCGTGAACGCGGCACCGATCACATTCCGGCGTACATGCGTGAAGGGTTTGGCAAGGTGAGGCTGCCGCACCTCTCGCGCTGGATGATCCACAAACTGGACAGCGACATGCAGATGGGCAACGGTGCCGTGACAGCGTGGATCCGCACACCGCTTTTGCCAGCGGCCAGCGCGCGGTGGAAATGGCGCATAATGCGCCTTCAACCATTTTTTTGA
- a CDS encoding conserved hypothetical protein (previous protein_id=AAZ14455.1) — MGRRTVATPTVMTSAPSASHSSGAYTTLTSRLRSAAIAASASAAVGTRRGALRADSPQLHGCVGAGGSSPALFRPTRVARIPPQLARFLIAGSAALLQVFMVAYQRESQKLRQEEQARGAVGSAEDSTRFGNPRAMSAMEAMQVLGLDRSFPDAYTSVQQAEARSMSTSALLPLAPGEARRTAQQNFERMFDLAAKEGNVFLAGKLSAAYRICVDPRWDQATSGKDETADANTRSTTATNAGEQGRTL; from the coding sequence ATGGGTAGGCGGACAGTCGCGACACCAACTGTCATGACATCGGCCCCTTCTGCGTCGCACTCGAGCGGTGCATACACGACGTTGACATCTCGACTGCGCTccgctgccatcgccgctTCTGCAAGCGCTGCGGTGGGGACAAGGAGGGGGGCACTTCGAGCAGACTCGCCGCAGCTTCACGGCTGCGTTGGCGCAGGGGGGTCGTCGCCAGCGCTGTTTCGCCCCACGCGCGTCGCCCGGATTCCTCCACAGCTGGCGCGGTTCTTGATCGCCGGtagtgctgcgctgctgcaagtGTTTATGGTTGCGTACCAGCGGGAGAGTCAGAAACTTCGCCAGGAAGAGCAGGCGCGTGGTGCGGTGGGATCAGCGGAGGACTCCACAAGGTTTGGGAACCCTCGTGCGATGTCCGCGATGGAGGCGATGCAAGTGCTTGGCCTTGATCGCAGCTTCCCTGATGCGTACACGAgtgtgcagcaggcggaggcCAGGTCGATGTCGACATCCGCGTTGCTCCCGCTGGCGCCTGGGGAGGCACGTAGGACGGCGCAGCAAAACTTCGAGCGCATGTTCGACCTTGCCGCCAAGGAGGGGAACGTGTTCCTGGCAGGCAAGCTGAGCGCCGCCTACCGCATTTGTGTGGACCCAAGGTGGGATCAGGCGACGTCGGGTAAAGACGAAACGGCAGATGCCAACACACgatcgacgacggcgacaaaCGCTGGTGAGCAGGGGCGCACCTTGTAG
- a CDS encoding conserved hypothetical protein (previous protein_id=AAZ14453.1) gives MLVFAVAADVAALRRAVAAVAGRATSTNYADELHREDGGAADQTSAAAGATRGVLSDAAWVFASVSGSCSLAAMPDSPSRFSAARYEAAAREMRQWQRLLSLARLPHLHAGVSCTSGPATRDRQANDATLRARASAAATEAVDESLSCDQHVDRVSSAESTEHSSLMWTHVPHTTAGAEFADFDFSRSLVCAARRGVAADVSPPAGHHLLCIDVGGVYLASSRTHHAAGPTQTAPPQPAEAAATKTAGKSERASRRPRVTRVGHGGAPKEQTASLAAHLSNVNAMKGERGAEASQGLWRLLQQRFATATRTCPFRTDAGATAFPLTLTEVWVIPLLTAERDSEEPLHSAALGLSAFPLLVQDEYHRNSADCAAAEGDSVQVVRLARHPPSHMLRLAVDDGAHSTDPSSSTMCQAAALRSRKRLRDSTAGRQDEAEGRQRLAAHATPLLPAAVFLHSCRCNRGGADPAAPEVSALRLRILERDFLLRSCYFSEWCCAADFDITNGFVSPHLGKWTRSATAYHAFYSALRRCVLAEDALVRHSIEEEAGKWVASFGSLSGTVVTSSSGAAAVLRSPTEALFKDSALEGRSEDDSGVRGSERVWPIEELWGLWVRLGWTPPLAWPRVRVCLRLSEGLGLGNVVQSSIWDLSPRALLALLSRVGAAVNAAYIEAKQLQPTHDPRGDCLAAEIESDGEAAGVALDRVSDPGRAHSCQERIPSSSAARCESSVQVQRLLEFQAALSVAPEFATGPVLAELSDFAVAAPCVPTVDSCAITAPGDAAGGFLVLSAAARDLAVDIAATRVLPTSHPVASPAGSVADVVALTVTWLRGVLESPALLILPLGVSGHVNERESADDSSGGAGAYPSRRIAMDKETTLLTALLARRSLFQPEKLLRGALDISSTSHSPQIAPPSSLSAAEMYCEVADVAELRWCSPQASTATATTTAYRETLSTAASQNPTLRSPSSVSSTASCCALACVELARLARTETADETVNECRTSHQQLSATNPLAAFLYTRFAAYLQEQGAVAVASPSGAGSSEGEAQDSGRDDEHKPRAACPARRSAVTVPSSSQPPMLRHEDCAQGGVATVSLLENGGCLNDMSGPSGDGDAVKTLLAETVVRVVQQNKSVVRRILALIQSYSGVIAAATAESNGGARCAASMDEAAMIKSGDTQPKDAVAQDLWRCLAPEVNGAMCVDEAASPVSSCAKAAARRLVQAFWENVAATARLHLRDRLGALSGREKGATSDSDEEESARRSASPPERRDGAANSPAEAAAPTSSGRQHSSAAKESGAEPAPAQSSTLSPSSREQVRASPSFPLLPSASLSRRLPSPNPVGQSYGALSQAVRALDGAQAMALYMQHILGCSNAAGRQQGQTRLGGCTLLSCVTEAPGRAPPTTVDTAATPARPQQPNHWLQHALFLLSYGLACPADEPVTSSATASTPANASAKGCLPVGPYQEADQLALPPPPALAAFRALRCAKISLDVYIGEALEVYVQRWTLSEQAR, from the coding sequence ATGCTGGTCTTCGCAGTTGCCGCTGAcgttgcagcgctgcgtcgcgctgtcgccgctgtggcggGGCGGGCAACATCGACGAACTACGCTGACGAGCTTCAcagagaagacggaggagctgctgatCAGAcaagtgcagcagcgggtgcCACTCGAGGTGTACTCAGTGATGCCGCGTGGGTGTTTGCTTCCGTTTCAGGTTCATGTAGCTTGGCTGCCATGCCAGACTCGCCGAGCCGTTTCTCGGCCGCTCGGtatgaggcggcggcgcgcgagaTGCGGCAATGGCAGCGCCTGCTGAGCCTGGCGCGCTTACCTCACCTGCATGCAGGTGTCTCATGCACCAGCGGCCCTGCAACTCGCGATAGGCAGGCCAACGACGCGACTTTGAGGGCGCGCGCCAGTGCGGCGGCAACAGAAGCTGTGGACGAGTCGCTTTCTTGCGATCAACACGTTGACAGAGTTTCTAGTGCTGAGAGCACTGAACACTCGTCCCTAATGTGGACGCACGTTCCACACACTACTGCAGGTGCCGAGTTTGCCGACTTTGATTTCAGTCGCTCTCTGGTCTGCGCTGCAcgtcgcggcgtcgccgcagaTGTCTCTCCCCCTGCAGGGCATCATCTGCTGTGCATCGACGTTGGCGGCGTCTACCTGGCGAGCTCCCGGACACACCATGCGGCAGGGCCTACACAgactgcaccgccgcagcccgcAGAAGCAGCCGCGACGAAGACAGCAGGGAAGTCAGAGCGTGCCTCGAGGAGGCCGAGGGTGACGCGCGTTGGGCACGGCGGTGCCCCAAAGGAGCAGACAGCATCCCTCGCTGCACACCTAAGCAACGTCAACGCCATGAAAGGTGAGAGGGGAGCTGAGGCGTCGCAGGGCCTATGGCGCCTGCTGCAACAGCGCTTTGCGACTGCCACACGCACTTGTCCGTTCAGGAcggacgccggcgccacagcgTTTCCACTGACGCTCACGGAGGTATGGGTGATACCCCTGCTGACTGCGGAGCGCGACAGCGAAGAGCCCTTGCACAGTGCAGCTCTGGGTCTCTCCGCGTTTCCGCTGCTTGTGCAGGACGAATATCACCGCAACTCCGCTGattgtgccgccgccgagggtGACAGCGTGCAAGTCGTCCGCCTAGCGCGCCACCCCCCATCCCACATGCTTCGCCTCGCTGTAGATGACGGCGCGCATTCAACCGACCCGTCGTCTTCTACCATGTGCCAGGCGGCCGCTCTTCGGTCGCGCAAGAGGCTCCGTGACAGCACGGCGGGGCGACAAGATGAGGCAGAGGGGCGTCAGCGGCTGGCCGCACACGCGACACCTTTGTTGCCGGCCGCCGTGTTTCTGCACTCTTGCCGCTGCAACCGCGGAGGCGCCGACCCTGCGGCACCGGAGGTATCTGCTCTGCGACTTCGGATACTGGAGCGCGACTTCCTGCTTCGCAGCTGTTACTTCTCTGagtggtgctgcgccgctgacTTTGACATCACAAACGGCTTTGTCAGTCCACATCTGGGCAAGTGGACAAGGAGTGCAACGGCTTATCACGCCTTCTAcagtgcgctgcggcggtgcgtaCTGGCCGAGGACGCGCTTGTGCGGCACTCGatagaggaggaggcaggaAAGTGGGTCGCGTCGTTCGGGTCACTTTCTGGAACCGTCGTCACGAGCAGCTCCGGAgcagccgcggtgctgcgcagccccACCGAGGCCCTCTTCAAGGATAGCGCCCTTGAGGGGCGCAGCGAGGACGACTCAGGTGTTCGCGGGAGTGAGCGGGTGTGGCCTATAGAGGAGCTGTGGGGCCTGTGGGTGCGACTGGGGTGGACGCCTCCATTGGCGTggccgcgtgtgcgtgtgtgcctgcggcTCAGTGAGGGCCTTGGCCTGGGCAACGTGGTCCAGAGCTCTATTTGGGATCTGTCACCGCGCGCTCTTCTGGCACTTCTGTCACGGGTGGGGGCAGCGGTGAACGCGGCATACATTgaggcgaagcagctgcagccgacGCATGATCCTCGAGGAGATTGTCTGGCCGCGGAGATCGAGAGCGATGGCGAAGCCGCCGGCGTAGCCCTCGACCGGGTGAGTGACCCGGGTCGTGCTCACAGCTGCCAGGAGCGCATACCGTCTTCTTCGGCTGCTCGATGCGAGTCGTCGGTGCAGGTGCAACGGCTGCTTGAGTTTCAGGCAGCGCTCTCCGTCGCCCCAGAATTTGCAACTGGGCCAGTGTTGGCTGAGCTGTCCGATTTTGCCGTCGCGGCTCCCTGCGTCCCCACCGTCGACTCGTGCGCCATCACTGCACCaggtgacgctgctgggGGCTTTCTGGTtctcagcgccgccgcacgtgACCTTGCCGTGGACATTGCCGCCACCAGGGTGCTTCCTACCTCGCATCCTGTAGCGTCTCCGGCAGGCAGTGTTGCTGATGTTGTGGCGTTAACCGTGACGTGGCTTCGTGGTGTGCTCGAGTCCCCAGCGTTGCTCATTCTTCCGCTCGGCGTGTCTGGACATGTgaatgagagagagagcgccgATGACTCTtcgggcggcgctggcgcgtaCCCTTCCCGCAGGATCGCGATGGACAAGGAGACAACGTTGCTTACCGCACTGCTCGCGCGTCGATCGCTATTTCAGCCAGAGAAGTTGCTTCGGGGTGCACTGGATATTTCTTCGACTTCGCATTCTCCGCAGATCGCACCCCCGTCCTCGCTGTCCGCCGCTGAGATGTACTGCGAAGTCGCCGATGTCGCAGAGCTGCGCTGGTGTTCCCCACAAGCgtccacggcgacggcgaccaCCACGGCTTATCGCGAAACGCtctccaccgccgcttcGCAGAATCCTACGCTGCGGTCGCCCAGTTCGGTGTCGTCGACTGCGTCCTGTTGCGCCCTCGCTTGTGTTGAATTGGCGCGACTGGCACGCACGGAGACGGCCGACGAGACCGTCAACGAGTGCCGTACATCGCACCAGCAGCTCAGCGCCACAAACCCGTTGGCTGCATTTCTGTACACGCGTTTCGCTGCATATCTTCAAGAGCAAGGCGCCGTGGCCGTCGCGTCACCATCGGGAGCGGGGAGTAGTGAGGGGGAAGCGCAAGATTCTGGAAGGGATGATGAGCATAAACCACGTGCTGCCTGCCCGGCGCGACGCTCGGCCGTGACAGTGCCCTCTTCATCCCAGCCTCCCATGCTGCGGCATGAAGACTGTGCTCAGGGCGGAGTGGCAACCGTGTCTTTGCTCGAGAATGGCGGCTGCCTCAACGACATGAGTGGGCCGTCAGGGGATGGCGATGCGGTCAAGACACTATTGGCGGAGACCGTGGTGCGCGTCGTTCAGCAGAACAAATCCGTGGTACGGCGCATACTAGCTCTTATTCAATCCTACAGCGGCGTCAtcgccgcagccacggcagAGAGTAATGGCGGTGCGCGATGTGCCGCCAGCATGGACGAGGCAGCGATGATAAAGAGCGGTGACACTCAGCCAAAGGACGCCGTTGCGCAGGACTTGTGGCGCTGTCTCGCTCCGGAGGTAAATGGTGCCATGTGTGTCGATGAGGCAGCCAGTCCCGTGTCGTCGTGCGCcaaagcggcggcgcggcgccttGTGCAGGCCTTTTGGGAAAACGTCGCTGCAACCGCCCGCCTACACTTGCGCGACCGGCTGGGTGCGCTGTCAGGCCGTGAGAAGGGTGCTACCAGCGATTCCGATGAGGAGGAGTCCGCCAGGCGCTCAGCATCACCACCGGAGAGGCGGGATGGCGCGGCCAATTCGCcagcggaagcggcggcgccaacATCTTCAGGGAGGCAGCACAGCTCCGCTGCCAAGGAGAGTGGAGCGGAACCCGCGCCGGCGCAGTCGAGCACGCTGTCGCCTTCGTCCCGTGAACAGGTGCGTGCTTCTCCCAGCTTTCCCTTGCTTCCATCTGCGTCGTTGTCGCGCCGGCTTCCCTCACCGAACCCTGTCGGGCAATCATATGGAGCCTTGAGTCAGGCGGTTCGTGCGCTGGACGGGGCACAGGCGATGGCCCTGTACATGCAACACATTCTGGGGTGCTCCAACGCCGCCGGCCGCCAGCAAGGTCAAACCCGACTTGGCGGCTGCACTTTGCTCAGTTGCGTAACGGAGGCGCCTGGAAGAGCACCACCAACCACGGTGGACACTGCAGCAACGCCCGCCCGTCCTCAGCAGCCTAACCATTGGCTTCAACATGCACTCTTTCTTTTGAGCTACGGGCTCGCGTGTCCCGCTGATGAGCCGGTGACGTCCAGTGCTACAGCATCCACCCCAGCAAACGCCTCCGCAAAGGGATGCCTCCCTGTGGGCCCATACCAAGAAGCAGACCAACTCGCactaccgccaccgcctgcacTAGCGGCGTTTCGCGCCCTACGTTGCGCGAAGATTTCGCTCGATGTGTATATCGGCGAGGCACTGGAAGTGTACGTGCAGCGGTGGACGCTCAGCGAACAGGCCCGGTAA
- a CDS encoding conserved hypothetical protein (previous protein_id=AAZ14454.1), whose protein sequence is MPFMSFMNADEGFTEPIVETPGYSEEDAFGHKDPLRAVEHTLTAKRKFSACDAASSCDAQTAAIATSPACDSTVDSTATSAPDTNLAKEVDAVASGRNRRRNRRKRTADAILGDVLHDALLLRDMGEKPTSDFVYKRTQERMYEEEYGRKPPSAKENAAKFIPFPPDFHLHRLLPLFGECGRDAAEDVATDSASCGAARPVTPAPVYTKNFMNAYALMAPDPWPERAVTPENPVWTRRDVDLDKEKTGGRGLKEWEERVYAPRPGYDVHGEFLDAMDELGHWEVQLIHFLRVVPLSQRRSLPFLHEWYRLLVHRLIRAERRYIRIRDAALANTKVSTSLLKRTEQPIDAVRSYYAEAHRSLASANYDPLRMKKSALAPLMRMTDEEFAEWQEVQRQRRNSLAAELA, encoded by the coding sequence ATGCCGTTTATGTCGTTCATGAATGCCGATGAGGGGTTCACAGAGCCGATCGTCGAGACCCCCGGCTACTCTGAAGAGGACGCGTTCGGTCACAAGGACCCCCTCAGGGCTGTCGAGCATACGCTGACGGCGAAGAGGAAGTTCTCGGCTTGCGATGCTgcaagcagctgcgacgcgcAGACGGCAGCGATCGCCACATCACCAGCGTGCGACTCCACCGTTGACTCCACTGCCACTTCGGCACCGGATACCAACTTGGCGAAGGAGGTGGACGCGGTGGCGAGTGGCcgcaaccgccgccgcaaccgccGCAAGCGCACTGCGGACGCCATCCTCGGCGACGTCCTGCACGAcgcgctccttctgcgcGACATGGGCGAGAAGCCAACCTCTGACTTTGTGTATAAGCGCACGCAAGAGCGGATGTACGAGGAGGAGTACGGCCGAAAACCGCCAAGTGCAAAGGAAAACGCCGCGAAGTTCATTCCGTTCCCACCTGACTTtcacctgcaccgcctgctgccgctctttGGCGAGTGTGGCCGCGATGCTGCCGAGGATGTTGCGACGGACTCAGCCTCTTGTGGTGCAGCTCGGCCCGTCACCCCTGCGCCGGTGTACACGAAGAACTTCATGAACGCCTACGCGCTTATGGCGCCGGATCCGTGGCCGGAGAGAGCCGTGACGCCCGAGAACCCGGTGTGGACCCGCCGCGACGTGGATTTGGACAAGGAGAAGACGGGCGGCCGGGGACTGAAAGAGTGGGAAGAGCGCGTTTACGCCCCTCGACCCGGTTACGATGTCCATGGCGAGTTCCTCGATGCCATGGATGAGTTGGGGCACTGGGAGGTGCAGCTGATCCACTTCCtccgcgtggtgccgctgaGTCAGCGCCGCAGCCTGCCATTCCTTCACGAGTGGTACCGTCTTCTGGTGCATCGCCTCATTCGCGCCGAGCGCCGCTATATCCGCATCCGTGACGCTGCTCTGGCAAACACCAAAGTCTCCACCTCACTGTTGAAGCGCACGGAGCAGCCGATCGATGCCGTTCGCAGCTACTATGCGGAGGCGCACCGATCCTTGGCCAGCGCCAACTACGACCCGCTACGCATGAAAAAATCGGCCCTCGCGCCTCTGATGCGCATGACGGACGAGGAGTTTGCCGAGTGGCaagaggtgcagcggcagcgtcggaaCTCGCTTGCGGCGGAGCTTGCTTAG